From the genome of Vibrio navarrensis, one region includes:
- the nagE gene encoding N-acetylglucosamine-specific PTS transporter subunit IIBC, giving the protein MNILGYFQKVGKALMVPVATLPAAAILMGIGYWLDPTGWGANSAVAAFMIKAGAAIIDNMSVLFAIGVAYGMSKDKDGAAALAGFVGYTVITTLLSPGAVEAIGLVAIDDPETKLAFAKVGNQFIGILSGIVAAELYNRYYQVELPKALAFFSGKRLVPILTSFAGILLSFVLMYLWPVIFSGLIHFGESITGLGEVGSGLYGFFNRLLIPVGLHHALNSVFWFDMAGINDLGNWWTPNAIEKGVGVVGETGRYMAGFFPVMMFGLPGAALAIYHTAKPENKAKVASIMIAAGFASFFTGVTEPLEFSFMFLAPVLYVVHAALTGISLYIADLMNWTAGFGFSAGLVDMVLSAQNPLANKWYMLIVQGFVFFALYYVIFRTAIVKFGLKTPGREDDEGSSASKVTGAKESHALAKQYLKALGGHENLTNIDACITRLRLSVKDMSIIDEKTLKALGAMGVVKLGTNNLQVILGPLAEIVAGEMKNIGVNEDLSEVVLP; this is encoded by the coding sequence GTGAATATTCTTGGATACTTTCAAAAAGTAGGCAAGGCATTGATGGTACCTGTTGCCACATTGCCAGCCGCTGCAATATTAATGGGTATAGGTTACTGGTTAGACCCAACGGGTTGGGGCGCAAACAGTGCTGTTGCTGCATTTATGATTAAAGCGGGTGCCGCGATCATTGATAACATGTCGGTGCTTTTCGCCATCGGTGTTGCTTATGGTATGTCGAAAGATAAAGATGGCGCTGCCGCACTGGCAGGTTTTGTCGGTTATACCGTTATTACCACTCTTCTCAGCCCTGGAGCTGTTGAAGCGATTGGTTTGGTGGCAATTGATGACCCTGAAACCAAACTGGCTTTTGCTAAAGTAGGTAACCAGTTTATCGGTATTCTTTCTGGTATTGTTGCGGCAGAACTTTACAACCGTTACTACCAAGTTGAACTGCCTAAAGCACTGGCCTTCTTCTCAGGTAAGCGCTTAGTCCCAATCTTGACCTCTTTTGCCGGTATTCTGCTCTCTTTCGTTCTAATGTACCTATGGCCAGTGATTTTCTCCGGTCTGATCCACTTTGGTGAAAGCATCACAGGTTTAGGCGAAGTGGGTTCTGGTCTGTATGGCTTCTTCAACCGTCTACTGATCCCGGTTGGTCTTCACCACGCACTGAACTCGGTATTCTGGTTCGATATGGCAGGCATCAACGACTTAGGTAACTGGTGGACACCAAACGCAATTGAAAAAGGTGTCGGTGTTGTCGGCGAAACAGGTCGCTACATGGCTGGCTTCTTCCCTGTAATGATGTTCGGTTTGCCTGGTGCTGCTCTAGCTATCTACCACACAGCGAAACCAGAAAACAAAGCGAAAGTGGCTTCTATCATGATCGCGGCGGGCTTTGCATCATTCTTCACTGGTGTGACAGAGCCTCTAGAATTCTCGTTCATGTTCCTAGCTCCAGTACTTTACGTAGTACACGCAGCGCTAACTGGTATCTCGCTTTACATCGCTGACCTGATGAACTGGACCGCTGGTTTTGGTTTCTCTGCTGGTCTTGTGGATATGGTGTTGTCAGCGCAAAACCCACTAGCTAACAAGTGGTACATGCTGATTGTTCAAGGCTTCGTGTTCTTTGCTCTGTACTATGTCATTTTCCGCACTGCGATCGTGAAGTTTGGCCTGAAAACACCGGGTCGTGAAGATGATGAAGGTTCATCTGCTTCAAAAGTGACTGGTGCGAAAGAGTCTCACGCACTTGCAAAACAGTATCTAAAAGCATTGGGCGGCCATGAGAACCTCACAAACATTGATGCATGTATCACTCGTCTACGTTTGTCAGTTAAAGACATGAGCATCATTGATGAGAAGACACTAAAAGCGTTGGGTGCAATGGGTGTGGTCAAACTGGGTACCAATAACCTGCAAGTTATCCTTGGCCCTCTCGCAGAAATTGTTGCTGGTGAGATGAAAAACATCGGCGTGAACGAAGATCTATCAGAAGTCGTTCTACCGTAA
- the glnS gene encoding glutamine--tRNA ligase — MSEADARPSNFIRQIIDKDLADGKHTSVHTRFPPEPNGYLHIGHAKSICLNFGIAQDYQGKCNLRFDDTNPEKEDIEYVESIKNDVSWLGFEWDGEICYSSNYFDKLYQYAVELINKGLAYVDELSPEQIREYRGTLTEPGKPSPYRDRSVEENLALFEKMRAGGFEEGKACLRAKIDMASSFMVMRDPVLYRVRFASHHQTGDKWCIYPMYDFTHCISDALEGITHSICTLEFMDNRRLYDWVLENITIGCRPHQYEFSRLNLEYTVMSKRKLNQLVTEKLVNGWDDPRMPTISGLRRRGFTPASIREFCKRIGVTKQENMIEFSSLESCIRDDLNENAPRAMAVLDPVKLVIENFPEGEVENLLIANHPNKAEMGEREVPFTRELWIEREDFREEANKKYKRLVLGKEVRLRGAYVIQAERVEKDAEGNITTIYCTYDADTLGKNPADGRKVKGVIHWVSADKGVPAEIRLYDRLFTVPNPAAADDFAATINPESLTVLNGFVEPSLVEAQAEKGYQFERMGYFCADSKDSSKEHLVFNRTVGLRDTWAKIDAE; from the coding sequence ATGAGTGAAGCTGATGCTCGTCCATCAAACTTTATTCGTCAGATCATTGATAAAGATCTGGCGGATGGCAAACATACGAGTGTGCATACACGATTCCCGCCGGAGCCAAACGGCTACCTGCACATCGGCCATGCAAAATCTATCTGTTTGAATTTTGGTATTGCTCAGGACTATCAGGGTAAGTGTAATCTTCGTTTTGATGATACTAACCCTGAGAAAGAAGACATCGAATACGTTGAGTCAATCAAGAATGATGTTAGCTGGTTAGGCTTCGAATGGGATGGTGAGATCTGCTATTCATCAAACTATTTCGACAAGCTTTACCAATATGCAGTGGAACTGATTAACAAAGGCTTAGCGTATGTTGATGAGCTAAGTCCTGAGCAGATCCGCGAATACCGTGGAACGCTGACTGAGCCTGGTAAACCAAGTCCTTACCGTGATCGTTCGGTGGAAGAAAACCTCGCGCTGTTTGAAAAAATGCGTGCTGGTGGTTTTGAAGAAGGCAAGGCGTGCTTGCGTGCCAAGATCGATATGGCCTCTTCCTTTATGGTGATGCGCGATCCGGTTTTGTATCGAGTACGTTTTGCTTCTCACCATCAAACGGGTGACAAGTGGTGTATCTATCCGATGTACGACTTTACCCACTGTATTTCGGATGCGTTGGAAGGGATCACCCACTCTATTTGTACGCTTGAGTTTATGGACAACCGTCGCTTGTACGACTGGGTACTGGAGAACATCACGATTGGCTGTCGCCCACATCAGTATGAGTTCAGCCGCCTGAATCTCGAATACACAGTGATGTCTAAGCGTAAACTCAATCAGTTGGTGACTGAGAAGTTGGTTAATGGTTGGGATGACCCACGTATGCCGACTATCTCTGGTTTGCGTCGTCGCGGCTTTACCCCAGCGTCAATTCGCGAGTTTTGCAAACGCATCGGTGTCACAAAGCAAGAGAACATGATCGAGTTCAGTTCACTGGAATCTTGTATCCGTGATGATTTGAACGAAAATGCGCCACGTGCGATGGCGGTATTGGATCCTGTGAAACTGGTGATCGAAAACTTCCCTGAAGGCGAAGTGGAAAATCTGCTGATTGCGAACCATCCAAACAAAGCCGAAATGGGCGAGCGTGAAGTACCATTCACACGTGAACTTTGGATTGAACGTGAAGACTTTCGTGAAGAAGCGAACAAAAAGTACAAGCGTTTGGTACTAGGTAAAGAAGTTCGTTTGCGTGGTGCCTACGTGATTCAAGCTGAGCGTGTTGAGAAAGACGCTGAGGGTAACATCACCACTATCTACTGTACTTACGATGCAGATACGTTGGGCAAAAACCCTGCAGATGGGCGTAAAGTGAAAGGTGTGATTCACTGGGTGTCAGCAGACAAAGGTGTACCCGCAGAGATCCGTCTATACGATCGCCTCTTTACGGTGCCAAATCCTGCCGCGGCAGACGATTTTGCCGCCACCATTAATCCAGAGTCACTGACTGTATTGAACGGTTTTGTCGAACCAAGCTTAGTCGAAGCGCAAGCGGAGAAAGGTTACCAGTTCGAGCGCATGGGCTACTTCTGCGCGGACAGCAAAGATTCGAGCAAAGAGCATTTAGTCTTTAACCGCACGGTTGGATTACGTGATACTTGGGCAAAGATTGACGCAGAATAA
- the fcrX gene encoding ferric iron uptake transcriptional regulator FcrX, which yields MSDNNQALKDAGLKVTLPRLKILEVLQQPDCQHISAEDLYKKLIDLGEEIGLATVYRVLNQFDDAGIVTRHHFEGGKSVFELSTQHHHDHLVCLDCGEVIEFSDDLIEERQKEIAAAYNVKLTNHSLYLYGKCADGSCKTNPDAHKRKS from the coding sequence ATGTCAGACAACAACCAAGCGCTTAAGGATGCAGGGCTTAAAGTTACCCTTCCAAGGCTAAAAATTTTAGAAGTACTACAGCAACCAGATTGCCAACACATCAGTGCTGAAGACCTTTATAAAAAGCTGATTGATCTTGGCGAAGAAATAGGTCTTGCGACAGTATATCGGGTGTTGAACCAATTCGATGATGCCGGCATCGTCACTCGCCATCACTTTGAAGGTGGTAAATCGGTTTTCGAACTTTCCACCCAACATCATCACGACCATCTCGTTTGTCTTGATTGTGGGGAAGTGATTGAGTTTTCTGATGATCTCATCGAAGAGCGTCAAAAAGAGATCGCCGCCGCGTACAACGTCAAACTGACTAACCACAGTTTATATTTGTACGGTAAATGCGCAGACGGTTCATGTAAAACCAACCCTGACGCACACAAGCGTAAGAGTTGA
- a CDS encoding DUF4442 domain-containing protein, whose protein sequence is MNKQLAKIYKPGIVKFALNIWPPFWGAGIRILRISDDFRTVDMKLKLRWWNKNANRTQYGGSIFSLTDPVYSLMLMGILGEEYYVWDKEASINFIKPGQSDLFAQFEITQAMLDEIYAVTRHGDKCFPEFIIHVKDAKGTVVSEVHRKLYVRKKPKYRQQLEEQQQS, encoded by the coding sequence ATGAACAAGCAACTCGCCAAGATCTATAAGCCAGGGATCGTCAAGTTTGCCCTCAATATTTGGCCGCCATTTTGGGGCGCAGGTATCCGTATTTTGCGTATTAGCGACGATTTTCGCACCGTCGATATGAAACTTAAACTGCGCTGGTGGAATAAAAATGCCAACCGCACCCAATATGGTGGCAGTATTTTCTCTCTCACTGACCCTGTTTACTCACTGATGCTGATGGGCATCTTAGGCGAGGAGTACTATGTGTGGGACAAAGAAGCGAGCATCAATTTTATCAAGCCGGGGCAGAGCGATCTGTTTGCTCAGTTCGAAATAACTCAAGCCATGCTGGATGAGATTTATGCCGTGACTCGTCATGGTGATAAGTGCTTTCCCGAGTTTATCATCCATGTCAAAGATGCTAAGGGCACGGTTGTATCCGAAGTGCATCGTAAGCTGTATGTACGGAAAAAACCGAAATATCGCCAGCAACTTGAAGAGCAGCAACAGAGTTAG
- a CDS encoding LysR family transcriptional regulator, with protein MDVRGLRYFVELVRQQSFTKASERMFVTQPTISKMIRNLESELGQPLLHREGRRFWLTEAGEIVYQRAQVVLTQMNELEAELMDLDQLRRGHLRLGIPPMVGHLYAGLFRQYRQRYPNVELTVVEYGGRKIEQALLNGEIDVAMTMLSPQISNELQSIELDNYPIHAVVPENINWKTRQSVRWVDLYNEPLYLYTSEFTLSEHIFSRCHEAGFEPQVAARSSQWDFLVALVKSGTGVCFLPAPLCERNHTEGVLVLPIQPGIDWRLGVVWHRNRYLSKTSEAWLQLCRDYALMTDH; from the coding sequence ATGGACGTTAGAGGTTTGCGCTATTTTGTGGAACTGGTGCGACAGCAAAGCTTTACTAAGGCTTCCGAGCGAATGTTCGTTACCCAGCCAACCATCAGTAAGATGATTCGCAATTTAGAGAGCGAACTTGGCCAACCACTATTGCATCGCGAAGGGCGGCGATTTTGGCTCACTGAGGCTGGTGAGATCGTCTATCAGCGAGCCCAAGTCGTACTCACTCAGATGAATGAACTGGAAGCCGAGTTGATGGATCTGGATCAGTTACGACGCGGCCATTTGCGCTTAGGGATCCCCCCTATGGTTGGCCACCTCTATGCCGGACTGTTTCGCCAATATCGACAACGCTACCCAAACGTTGAGCTGACTGTCGTTGAGTATGGCGGGCGTAAAATCGAGCAAGCTTTGCTCAATGGAGAAATCGATGTGGCCATGACTATGTTGTCACCACAGATTAGCAATGAGCTGCAAAGCATAGAGTTGGACAACTACCCCATTCACGCCGTTGTGCCAGAAAATATCAACTGGAAGACACGGCAGAGCGTTCGATGGGTCGATCTCTATAATGAACCCTTGTACCTTTACACATCGGAGTTCACTCTCAGTGAGCACATTTTTTCGCGCTGTCATGAGGCAGGATTCGAACCTCAGGTTGCTGCGCGCAGCAGTCAGTGGGATTTTCTCGTTGCACTGGTGAAAAGTGGCACAGGGGTGTGCTTTTTACCTGCACCATTGTGCGAACGAAACCACACCGAAGGGGTATTAGTTTTGCCAATACAACCCGGAATTGACTGGCGTTTAGGTGTCGTTTGGCATCGTAACCGCTACCTATCAAAAACCAGTGAAGCTTGGTTGCAACTGTGCCGTGACTACGCACTGATGACGGATCACTAA
- a CDS encoding CidA/LrgA family protein, whose product MFKVNHMVKLKNGLKIWLQVVMLSLIWFAADALVRLFNLPLPANLTGMLLLLLLLFSRMVKIEWLRLGASWLLAEMLLFFVPAVVVVVNYQEMMKQEGVKIALVLVISTSLVIAVTAWVVDKTHRLERLLALRRRRASYVTRGH is encoded by the coding sequence ATTTTCAAAGTGAATCACATGGTGAAACTCAAAAATGGCTTAAAAATTTGGTTGCAGGTAGTCATGCTGTCGCTGATCTGGTTTGCGGCGGATGCGCTTGTGCGTCTGTTTAACTTGCCACTGCCTGCCAATCTCACTGGCATGCTGCTTTTGCTTCTTTTACTGTTTAGTCGGATGGTCAAGATTGAGTGGCTGCGTCTTGGTGCTAGCTGGCTTTTGGCGGAAATGTTGCTGTTTTTTGTCCCTGCGGTTGTGGTGGTGGTCAACTATCAAGAGATGATGAAGCAAGAGGGAGTGAAAATTGCTTTGGTACTGGTCATCAGCACGTCTCTGGTGATCGCAGTCACCGCTTGGGTGGTGGATAAAACTCATCGCCTAGAGCGCCTTTTAGCCCTACGCAGGCGCCGTGCCTCTTATGTTACAAGAGGGCACTAA
- a CDS encoding LrgB family protein, with protein sequence MSTPVLSAICFVSTLLLYYASKYLYRRRPSLLLMPLLLAPLLLVVMVTGLHIPYQTYMADSQWLLWLLGPATVAFAIPVYDNRVLIKQHWLSLTVGVLVSVVVAVGSTVALARLLSLPELLQRSLAMRSITTPFAVEATKVIGGQSELAALFVVLTGVIGMAIGEIILTSLAIRSRLSKGASLGASAHGAGTAKAYQLGSSEGVVSSVVMMLSGMVTVLLAPWIGHLLW encoded by the coding sequence ATTTCTACTCCCGTGCTGAGTGCAATCTGCTTTGTTTCGACACTTTTGCTCTATTACGCAAGCAAATATCTTTATCGAAGACGGCCTAGCCTATTGTTAATGCCCCTCTTGTTGGCCCCGCTGCTTTTGGTGGTGATGGTGACAGGGTTGCATATTCCTTATCAAACCTATATGGCTGATTCACAGTGGCTACTTTGGTTACTTGGGCCAGCGACGGTTGCTTTTGCCATCCCTGTGTACGACAACCGAGTCTTGATTAAGCAGCATTGGCTGTCACTGACAGTGGGTGTGTTGGTGTCGGTAGTTGTCGCGGTTGGCAGTACGGTTGCGTTGGCGCGTTTATTGTCTCTCCCTGAGTTGCTGCAACGCAGTTTAGCAATGCGATCCATTACCACGCCGTTTGCCGTTGAAGCGACCAAAGTCATCGGCGGGCAAAGTGAACTTGCTGCGCTGTTTGTCGTCTTGACTGGCGTGATCGGTATGGCTATTGGAGAGATCATTCTAACAAGTTTGGCCATTCGTTCTCGGCTGAGCAAAGGGGCAAGTTTAGGAGCCTCAGCCCATGGCGCGGGTACCGCGAAAGCGTATCAGTTAGGAAGTTCGGAGGGGGTGGTATCCAGTGTGGTCATGATGTTGTCTGGTATGGTGACTGTGCTGCTCGCCCCTTGGATTGGTCACTTGCTTTGGTAA
- the fldA gene encoding flavodoxin FldA, producing the protein MASVGIFFGSDTGNTEAVAKMIQKQLGKKLVHVQDIAKSSKEDIDNFDLLLLGIPTWYYGEAQCDWDDFFPELEQIDFSTKLVAIFGCGDQEDYAEYFCDAMGTVRDIVESKGGTILGHTSTESYEFEASKALVEGDNSKFIGLCIDEDRQPELTESRVKNWVEQIYEEMCLAELED; encoded by the coding sequence ATGGCAAGTGTAGGTATCTTCTTCGGTAGCGACACAGGTAATACTGAAGCCGTTGCTAAGATGATTCAAAAGCAACTAGGTAAAAAACTCGTTCACGTACAAGACATTGCAAAGAGCAGCAAAGAAGACATCGATAATTTCGATCTGCTGCTGCTTGGCATTCCTACGTGGTACTACGGCGAAGCTCAATGTGACTGGGATGATTTTTTCCCGGAGTTAGAGCAAATCGACTTCTCAACCAAGCTGGTGGCGATTTTCGGCTGTGGCGATCAAGAAGACTACGCAGAATACTTCTGTGATGCTATGGGTACCGTACGCGATATCGTTGAGTCAAAAGGTGGCACGATTTTGGGCCATACTTCAACAGAAAGCTATGAGTTCGAAGCGTCGAAAGCACTGGTTGAAGGCGACAATAGTAAGTTCATTGGCCTTTGCATCGATGAAGATCGTCAGCCAGAACTGACCGAGTCTCGCGTGAAAAACTGGGTTGAGCAGATCTATGAAGAGATGTGCCTCGCAGAGCTAGAAGATTGA
- a CDS encoding DUF2788 domain-containing protein, which produces MLYDYMNMLESIGLDLLFASIFFLIGMAIKDVLKQGNVPVFGRRIVWLVLFLGCAGFIAKGLIQLSWEGTGLG; this is translated from the coding sequence ATGCTTTACGACTACATGAACATGCTGGAATCGATTGGACTCGACCTTCTTTTTGCGTCTATCTTCTTTCTTATTGGTATGGCCATTAAAGATGTGTTGAAACAAGGCAATGTTCCCGTTTTTGGTCGTCGTATTGTATGGTTGGTACTTTTCCTTGGCTGTGCTGGTTTTATCGCAAAAGGGCTTATTCAGCTTAGCTGGGAAGGCACTGGTTTGGGTTAA
- a CDS encoding alpha/beta fold hydrolase, with the protein MSSLLNYKLEGEGQTIVLLHGLFGSLSNLGLLARDLVADHRVLSLDLRNHGLSFHSPQHDYQLMAQDVLSTMEALSIDHAIVIGHSMGGKVAMKLAAMAPQIVSQLIVLDMAPVAYQVRRHDDVFQGLHSVIQHKPTSRSQALDLLAKHITLDGVRQFLAKSLYNQDGHLAWRFNVDSLINNYDAILGWEPIPPTEIPTLFVKGGDSPYLQNEHQVAVVQQFTQAKAHVIANTGHWLHAEKPAEVLRAIRKFIVS; encoded by the coding sequence ATGTCATCATTGCTCAACTACAAACTTGAAGGTGAAGGACAAACCATTGTTTTACTTCACGGCTTATTTGGCAGTTTAAGTAACCTTGGCCTGCTTGCCCGAGATCTGGTTGCAGATCACCGAGTCCTTAGTTTGGATCTACGTAACCACGGACTCTCCTTCCACAGCCCGCAGCATGATTACCAACTCATGGCGCAAGATGTGCTCAGCACAATGGAGGCACTTTCGATTGACCATGCAATCGTGATTGGCCACTCAATGGGAGGCAAGGTAGCGATGAAATTGGCCGCCATGGCACCACAAATTGTCTCACAGCTCATCGTTTTGGACATGGCACCAGTCGCCTATCAAGTCAGACGCCATGACGACGTGTTCCAAGGGTTACATTCGGTGATTCAGCATAAGCCGACCAGCCGCAGCCAAGCGCTTGATTTACTTGCCAAGCACATTACTTTGGATGGGGTCAGGCAATTTCTTGCCAAATCGCTTTACAATCAAGACGGCCATCTCGCGTGGCGCTTCAATGTTGACTCACTGATCAACAACTACGATGCCATTCTAGGCTGGGAGCCTATCCCACCGACCGAGATCCCAACACTGTTTGTCAAAGGAGGCGATTCTCCCTATCTGCAGAATGAACATCAGGTGGCCGTTGTGCAGCAGTTCACACAGGCAAAAGCGCATGTGATTGCCAATACGGGGCACTGGCTGCATGCTGAAAAACCGGCAGAAGTTTTACGTGCGATCCGAAAATTTATTGTCAGTTAA
- the seqA gene encoding replication initiation negative regulator SeqA yields the protein MKTIEVDEDLYRFIASQTQHIGESASDILRRLLNVDGKQVVITQVAEPKGIVVSKDAGKASQVDGVKEMRSLLISDEFASLTKAIDRFMLVLTTLHRINPESFAQATKVKGRKRVYFADNEATLLENGNTTKPKAIPHTGFWVITNNNTSRKRQMVEQVMTHMEFQPDLIEKVTGSI from the coding sequence ATGAAAACAATTGAGGTTGATGAGGATCTGTACCGTTTTATTGCAAGCCAAACCCAACACATTGGTGAAAGTGCGTCGGACATTCTACGCCGCTTGTTGAATGTGGACGGTAAACAGGTCGTCATTACACAAGTTGCTGAACCTAAAGGTATTGTAGTTAGCAAAGATGCAGGTAAAGCCTCTCAGGTGGACGGTGTAAAAGAGATGCGCTCGCTGTTGATATCCGACGAGTTTGCCTCATTAACGAAAGCGATTGACCGCTTTATGTTGGTTCTAACGACTTTGCACCGTATCAACCCTGAAAGTTTTGCTCAGGCGACCAAAGTGAAGGGTCGTAAGCGCGTTTACTTTGCCGATAATGAAGCGACGCTGCTGGAAAACGGCAATACCACCAAACCCAAAGCGATTCCACATACGGGTTTTTGGGTCATCACCAACAACAATACCAGTCGCAAACGGCAGATGGTGGAACAGGTGATGACGCATATGGAATTTCAGCCCGATTTAATTGAAAAAGTAACAGGGTCGATATAA
- the pgm gene encoding phosphoglucomutase (alpha-D-glucose-1,6-bisphosphate-dependent), translating to MAMHPRAGQKALQEDLHNIPALVANYFLLQPEAANPAHKVEFGTSGHRGCADKCTFNEHHILAIAQAVAEVRAEQGTKGPLFIGKDTHALSEPAFATVVEVLVANGVQVIVQAENGYTPTPGISHAILTYNQKHADKADGIVITPSHNPPQDGGIKYNPVHGGPAEGELTQAIENRANQLIAESLQGVKRMPLLEAKASTLFVEQDLVKPYVDDLVNVIDMEAIQNASLKIGVDPLGGSGIDYWRQIAKAYNLNLTLVSEAIDPSFQFMSLDKDGVVRMDCSSPYAMAGLLALKDDYDLAFGNDPDYDRHGIVTPKGLMNPNHFLAVCIDYLYRHRQGWAADVAVGKTLVSSAMIDRVVADLGRELCEVPVGFKWFVDGLYNGKFGFGGEESAGASFLRKDGTPWSTDKDGIILCLLAAEITAVTGKNPQQYYEALAAKHGESQYSRIQAVANGPQKDVLKKLSAEMVSATTLAGDEITARLTHAPGNGAAIGGLKVTTANGWFAARPSGTEDIYKIYCESFKGAEHLKQIEAEAQQIVNQVFADAGL from the coding sequence ATGGCTATGCACCCTCGGGCAGGGCAAAAAGCTCTGCAAGAAGATCTTCACAATATTCCTGCTTTGGTCGCTAACTATTTCTTGCTGCAACCGGAAGCTGCCAACCCTGCACATAAAGTTGAGTTTGGTACCTCGGGCCATCGTGGCTGCGCAGATAAATGTACCTTTAATGAGCACCACATTTTAGCCATTGCGCAAGCGGTCGCTGAAGTGCGTGCTGAGCAGGGGACCAAAGGTCCACTGTTTATCGGTAAAGACACTCATGCGCTCTCTGAGCCCGCCTTTGCAACGGTTGTAGAAGTGCTGGTGGCCAATGGAGTGCAAGTGATTGTTCAGGCAGAAAACGGCTATACACCGACGCCAGGCATCTCACACGCCATTTTGACCTACAACCAGAAACATGCTGACAAAGCCGATGGCATTGTGATTACGCCATCGCACAATCCGCCGCAAGATGGCGGCATCAAGTACAACCCGGTGCACGGCGGCCCAGCCGAAGGCGAGCTCACTCAGGCGATTGAAAATCGTGCCAATCAGTTGATCGCTGAAAGCCTACAAGGTGTGAAACGTATGCCTTTGCTTGAAGCGAAAGCATCAACACTGTTTGTAGAGCAAGATCTGGTTAAGCCTTACGTGGATGACCTGGTCAATGTGATTGATATGGAAGCGATCCAAAACGCCAGTCTCAAGATCGGTGTGGATCCGCTCGGCGGCAGCGGGATTGACTATTGGCGCCAAATTGCTAAAGCGTACAACCTCAATCTCACGTTGGTGAGCGAAGCGATAGATCCTTCCTTCCAATTCATGTCACTCGACAAAGATGGCGTGGTGCGTATGGACTGCTCTTCACCTTACGCGATGGCTGGGCTACTGGCGTTGAAAGATGACTACGATCTGGCGTTTGGTAATGACCCAGACTACGATCGTCATGGCATTGTCACGCCAAAAGGCTTGATGAATCCTAACCACTTCTTAGCGGTGTGTATTGACTATTTATACCGCCATCGTCAAGGCTGGGCGGCGGATGTCGCTGTCGGCAAAACACTCGTTTCCAGTGCGATGATTGACCGCGTGGTGGCTGATCTTGGCCGTGAGCTGTGTGAAGTGCCCGTGGGCTTTAAGTGGTTTGTGGATGGTCTTTATAACGGCAAGTTCGGATTTGGTGGTGAAGAGAGCGCTGGTGCTTCTTTCCTACGTAAAGATGGTACGCCTTGGTCAACCGACAAAGATGGCATTATTTTGTGTTTGTTGGCAGCCGAAATTACGGCCGTGACGGGTAAAAACCCGCAGCAGTACTATGAAGCGCTTGCGGCTAAGCATGGTGAATCACAGTATAGCCGTATTCAAGCAGTGGCAAATGGCCCGCAGAAAGACGTTCTCAAGAAACTGTCTGCTGAAATGGTTAGTGCAACAACGCTGGCTGGTGATGAGATTACCGCCCGTTTAACTCATGCGCCAGGTAATGGTGCGGCCATTGGTGGCCTGAAGGTGACCACTGCAAATGGCTGGTTTGCCGCTCGCCCATCAGGCACAGAAGATATCTACAAGATTTACTGTGAAAGCTTTAAAGGCGCAGAGCACCTGAAGCAAATCGAAGCCGAAGCGCAGCAGATCGTCAACCAAGTCTTTGCTGACGCAGGTTTATAA